A part of Neoarius graeffei isolate fNeoGra1 chromosome 8, fNeoGra1.pri, whole genome shotgun sequence genomic DNA contains:
- the LOC132890580 gene encoding endothelin receptor type B-like, giving the protein MQRMKSVWLVILLLIGCCWASRFTRDSTQVVPNQEVESTAWNGSNVEQSGSRNSPRIPFPPMCIRPSEIKHTFKYINTIISCLIFVVGIIGNSTLLRIIYKNKCMRNGPNVLIGSLALGDLLYILIAIPINVFKLLAEDWPFGVYICKLMPFIQKASVGITVLSLCALSIDRYHAVTSWSRVKGMGIPLWKAVQVTLIWLLSVILAVPEALAFDIMETFYRGQKLRVCLLHPVQTTQFLQFYQDIKDWWLFGFYFCLPLACTGVFYTLMSCEMLKRKKGMRIALNDHMKQRREVAKTVFCLVVVFALCWLPLHLSRILKKTIYNPNDTNRCELLSFLLVMDYIGINMASLNSCINPVALYFVSQKFKNCFKSCLCCWCQRNSPAIEQGSGVRWKGSSHGNGLDRSSSRSSQKYSSS; this is encoded by the exons ATGCAGAGGATGAAGTCAGTGTGGCTGGTGATTCTGCTCCTGATAGGCTGCTGTTGGGCTTCCCGTTTCACTCGTGATTCAACCCAAGTTGTTCCCAATCAGGAGGTAGAGAGCACAGCCTGGAATGGCTCCAATGTAGAGCAGTCTGGGTCAAGGAACTCACCCCGCATCCCATTCCCACCTATGTGCATCAGACCTAGTGAGATCAAGCACACGTTTAAGTACATCAACACCATCATATCCTGCTTGATTTTTGTGGTGGGCATCATTGGAAACTCAACACTGTTGCGTATCATCTACAAGAACAAGTGTATGAGGAATGGGCCAAATGTGCTTATTGGCAGCTTAGCTTTAGGAGATCTTCTCTACATCCTCATTGCCATCCCTATCAACGTGTTTAAG TTGCTGGCAGAAGACTGGCCATTTGGGGTGTATATCTGCAAGCTCATGCCATTCATCCAGAAAGCCTCAGTGGGCATCACAGTTCTTAGCTTGTGCGCCCTCAGCATTGACAG ATATCATGCTGTGACCTCATGGAGCCGAGTGAAGGGGATGGGGATTCCATTATGGAAAGCTGTGCAAGTAACACTCATCTGGCTACTGTCAGTGATCTTAGCAGTGCCTGAGGCTTTGGCATTTGACATAATGGAGACATTTTACAGGGGCCAGAAACTAAGGGTGTGCTTGCTTCATCCTGTACAGACCACACAGTTCCTGCAG TTTTATCAGGATATAAAGGACTGGTGGTTGTTTGGCTTTTacttttgtttaccactggcctgCACTGGTGTATTCTATACCCTTATGTCATGTGAGATGCTGAAAAGGAAGAAAGGAATGCGCATTGCCCTCAATGATCATATGAAGCAG CGACGGGAAGTGGCTAAAACAGTATTCTGCCTCGTGGTAGTTTTTGCTCTCTGCTGGCTGCCCCTGCATCTTAGCCGCATCCTGAAAAAAACTATCTACAATCCAAATGACACCAACCGCTGTGAGCTCCTAAG CTTTCTTCTTGTGATGGACTACATCGGCATCAACATGGCCTCCCTCAACTCATGCATCAACCCTGTGGCTCTCTACTTTGTCAGTCAGAAGTTCAAAAATTGTTTCAAG TCATGCCTCTGTTGCTGGTGCCAGAGGAACTCTCCAGCCATTGAGCAGGGCTCAGGAGTCCGCTGGAAAGGGTCGAGTCATGGTAACGGTCTAGATCGATCCAGCTCACGGTCTAGTCAAAAGTATAGTTCCTCCTAA